A single window of Neisseria sp. KEM232 DNA harbors:
- a CDS encoding CNP1-like family protein, whose product MTRTLLLSLLLAAPLAHASEKETDYNTRYVETEADRRRAAFTETEEPLPLFPAADGWTELYVSPTYPGQLLIDRDSIHPAADRTVRYVLNLRPQRGGTDNISAEALYCAATSLNIRDSKKSAYKTYAYGDPVKRRWIAARNARWQNLGGRPDSAAAVRETLYRIWCHDGTPETREGLLRRLDERGGKNAASGRQNRKESD is encoded by the coding sequence ATGACCCGCACCCTCCTGCTCAGCCTCCTCCTCGCCGCCCCGCTGGCACACGCCAGCGAAAAAGAAACCGACTACAACACCCGCTACGTCGAAACCGAAGCCGACCGCCGCCGCGCCGCCTTCACCGAAACCGAAGAGCCCCTGCCCCTCTTCCCTGCCGCCGACGGCTGGACCGAACTCTACGTCTCCCCCACCTACCCCGGCCAACTCCTCATCGACCGCGACAGCATCCACCCCGCAGCCGACCGCACCGTGCGCTACGTCCTCAACCTGCGTCCGCAGCGCGGCGGCACCGACAACATCAGCGCTGAAGCCCTCTACTGCGCCGCCACCTCCCTCAACATCCGCGACAGCAAAAAAAGCGCCTACAAAACCTACGCCTACGGCGACCCCGTCAAACGCCGCTGGATAGCCGCCCGCAACGCCCGCTGGCAAAACCTCGGCGGCCGCCCCGACAGCGCCGCCGCCGTGCGCGAAACCCTCTACCGCATCTGGTGCCACGACGGCACACCCGAAACCCGCGAAGGACTGCTGCGGCGTCTGGACGAACGCGGCGGCAAAAACGCCGCATCCGGCAGACAAAACCGCAAAGAAAGCGACTGA
- a CDS encoding sulfurtransferase TusA family protein, producing the protein MDGHYLDVKGLKCPLPILRAKKALAALASGEVLTVEATDAGAPDDFAAFCRQTGHALLASDEADGVFRMVLRRK; encoded by the coding sequence ATGGACGGACATTATCTGGATGTGAAGGGTTTGAAATGCCCGCTGCCGATTTTGCGCGCGAAGAAGGCGCTGGCGGCTTTGGCGAGCGGCGAGGTGCTGACGGTGGAGGCGACGGATGCGGGTGCGCCCGACGATTTTGCCGCGTTCTGCCGCCAGACGGGGCATGCCCTTTTGGCTTCGGACGAGGCGGACGGTGTGTTCCGTATGGTGTTGCGGCGCAAGTAG
- the recG gene encoding ATP-dependent DNA helicase RecG, whose amino-acid sequence MTPETRKQLKITDTAAKKLEKLHLHTAWDLVLHLPLRYEDETHIMPLQDAPVGVPCQVEGTVLHQEVMFKPRKQLIVQIGDNAGNVLFLRFIHFYPSQQKQLAVGKRIRAVGEIKHGFYGDEMIHPKIRDAETSGLAESLTPVYPTVNGLNQPTLRRIIQTALDDTPLHDTLPDALLGRLKLPHLAESLRLLHAPPPSLSVQQLSDGALPAWQRLKFDELLAQQLSMRLARQKRISGQAAPLTGNGTLSQPLLNALPFALTRAQEKALAEIRQDMAQTFPMHRLLQGDVGSGKTIVAALAALAAVEAGAQVAVMAPTEILAEQHFIKFKQWFDPLGLDIAWLSGSQRKKAKDEAKAQLSDGLVKIAVGTHALFQDDVAFQNLGLVIVDEQHRFGVAQRLALKNKGRDVHQLMMSATPIPRTLAMSFFADLDVSLIDELPPGRTPIQTRLVNSLRRAEVEGYLLNICRKGQQAYWVCPLIEESETLQLQTATETLEQLQTALPELNIGLVHGRMKAAEKAAVMAEFAAGRLNVLVATTVIEVGVDVPNAALMVIEHAERMGLAQLHQLRGRVGRGAAKSVCVLLFAEPLSELAKARLKVIYEHTDGFEIARQDLNIRGPGEFLGARQSGVPMLRFANLEQDLHLLEHAREIAPQLIEQHPDIVKAHLDRWLASRAAYMGA is encoded by the coding sequence ATGACGCCCGAAACCCGAAAACAGCTCAAAATCACCGACACCGCCGCCAAAAAGCTGGAAAAGCTCCATCTGCACACCGCTTGGGATTTGGTGCTGCACCTGCCGCTGCGCTACGAAGACGAAACCCACATCATGCCGCTGCAAGACGCGCCCGTCGGCGTGCCCTGTCAGGTGGAAGGCACGGTGCTGCATCAGGAAGTCATGTTCAAACCGCGCAAACAACTGATTGTGCAAATCGGCGACAACGCGGGCAACGTGTTGTTTTTGCGCTTTATCCATTTTTACCCGAGCCAGCAGAAGCAGCTTGCCGTCGGCAAGCGCATCCGCGCCGTGGGCGAAATCAAACACGGTTTTTACGGCGACGAGATGATTCACCCCAAAATCCGCGATGCCGAAACGAGCGGCCTCGCCGAGAGCCTCACTCCGGTTTATCCCACCGTAAACGGGCTGAACCAGCCCACCCTGCGCCGCATCATTCAGACGGCCTTAGACGACACCCCGCTGCACGACACCCTGCCCGACGCGCTGTTAGGCCGTCTGAAACTGCCGCATTTGGCCGAAAGCCTGCGCCTTTTGCACGCGCCGCCGCCGAGCCTGAGCGTGCAGCAGTTGTCCGACGGCGCACTGCCCGCATGGCAGCGGCTCAAATTCGACGAACTTCTGGCGCAGCAGCTTTCCATGCGGCTGGCTCGGCAAAAGCGCATCAGCGGTCAGGCCGCACCGCTCACCGGCAACGGCACGCTGTCGCAGCCCCTGTTAAACGCGCTGCCCTTCGCCCTTACCCGCGCCCAAGAAAAAGCCCTTGCCGAAATCCGGCAGGACATGGCGCAAACCTTTCCCATGCACCGCCTGTTGCAGGGCGATGTAGGCAGCGGCAAAACCATCGTCGCCGCCTTGGCCGCACTCGCCGCCGTGGAAGCCGGCGCACAAGTGGCCGTAATGGCACCCACCGAAATCCTCGCCGAACAGCACTTTATCAAGTTCAAACAATGGTTTGATCCGCTCGGTCTCGACATCGCATGGCTCTCGGGCAGCCAGCGCAAAAAAGCCAAAGACGAAGCCAAAGCGCAGCTTTCAGACGGCCTGGTCAAAATCGCCGTCGGCACGCACGCTCTGTTTCAAGACGACGTGGCCTTTCAAAACCTCGGCCTCGTGATTGTGGACGAACAGCACCGCTTCGGCGTGGCGCAGCGTCTCGCCCTGAAAAACAAAGGCCGCGACGTCCACCAGCTCATGATGTCTGCCACCCCTATCCCGCGCACCCTCGCCATGAGCTTTTTCGCCGACCTCGATGTGTCCTTGATCGACGAACTCCCGCCCGGCCGCACGCCCATCCAAACCCGCCTCGTCAACAGCCTGCGCCGTGCCGAAGTCGAAGGCTATCTGCTGAACATCTGCCGCAAAGGGCAACAGGCATATTGGGTCTGCCCGCTGATCGAAGAGAGCGAAACCCTCCAGCTGCAAACCGCCACCGAAACCCTGGAGCAGCTTCAGACGGCCTTGCCCGAACTCAACATCGGCCTCGTACACGGCCGCATGAAAGCCGCCGAAAAAGCCGCTGTGATGGCCGAATTTGCCGCAGGCCGTCTGAACGTACTCGTCGCCACCACCGTGATCGAGGTCGGCGTGGATGTGCCCAACGCCGCGCTGATGGTGATCGAACACGCCGAACGCATGGGCCTGGCGCAACTGCACCAACTGCGCGGGCGCGTCGGGCGCGGCGCGGCCAAAAGCGTGTGCGTCCTTTTGTTTGCCGAGCCGTTGAGCGAATTGGCCAAAGCACGGCTGAAAGTGATTTACGAGCACACCGACGGCTTTGAAATCGCCCGCCAAGACCTCAACATCCGCGGCCCCGGCGAATTTCTCGGCGCACGCCAAAGCGGCGTACCCATGCTGCGCTTTGCCAACTTGGAACAGGATTTGCACCTGTTGGAACACGCCCGCGAAATCGCCCCGCAACTGATCGAGCAGCATCCCGACATCGTCAAAGCCCATTTGGACAGATGGCTGGCCAGCCGCGCCGCCTACATGGGCGCGTAA
- the tldD gene encoding metalloprotease TldD, which yields MPYNRAPTATAKILMPHQDTVQTVRRDLLAANGLDAENLARSLALIGAHHVDYADIYCQRTAYESWHLEEGMVKSGSFQISQGAGVRAVSGDKTAFAYADSLNLDSVNRSAQTVRVIGAAGGETAVHTPSEKSVRRIHDDADPIRSMDAAAKIALLHRIEETAKAADPRIVQVMAGLTCEYDMVYIARLDGRHAADIRPLVRLSVTVIAKQGDRREMGSAGGGGRGGLEFFDDERVRGYVEAAVKQALTNLASRPAPAGEMTVVLGNGWPGVLLHEAVGHGLEGDFNRKQTSVFSGRIGERVAAKDVTVVDQGDIAHRRGSLNIDDEGNETGRTTLIEDGILVGYMQDETNARLMGVAPTGNGRRESYASAPMPRMTNTFMENGSYGPDEIIASIGKGIYAVNFGGGQVDITSGKFVFSASEAWWVENGKPQYPVKGATIIGNGPEVLKHVSMIGNDTALDSGVGVCGKDGQSVPVGVGQPTLRIDAGLTVGGSEI from the coding sequence ATGCCGTATAATCGCGCTCCAACCGCAACAGCGAAAATCCTTATGCCGCACCAAGATACCGTCCAAACCGTCCGCCGCGACCTGCTCGCCGCCAACGGCCTCGATGCCGAAAACCTCGCCCGCAGCCTCGCCCTTATCGGCGCGCACCACGTCGATTATGCCGACATCTACTGCCAGCGCACCGCCTACGAAAGCTGGCACCTCGAAGAAGGCATGGTCAAATCGGGCAGCTTCCAAATCAGCCAGGGCGCGGGCGTGCGCGCCGTGTCGGGCGACAAAACCGCCTTTGCCTACGCCGACAGCCTGAACCTCGATTCCGTCAACCGCTCGGCGCAAACCGTGCGCGTTATCGGCGCTGCGGGCGGCGAAACGGCCGTGCACACGCCGTCTGAAAAAAGCGTCCGCCGCATCCACGACGATGCCGACCCCATCCGCAGCATGGACGCCGCCGCCAAAATCGCCCTGCTCCACCGCATCGAAGAAACCGCCAAAGCCGCCGACCCGCGCATCGTGCAGGTCATGGCCGGGCTTACCTGCGAATACGACATGGTCTACATCGCCCGCCTCGACGGCAGACACGCCGCCGACATCCGCCCTCTGGTGCGCCTGAGCGTCACCGTCATTGCCAAACAGGGCGATAGGCGCGAAATGGGCAGCGCGGGCGGCGGCGGACGCGGCGGACTCGAATTTTTCGACGACGAACGCGTGCGCGGCTATGTCGAAGCCGCCGTCAAACAAGCCCTCACCAACCTCGCATCGCGTCCCGCGCCCGCTGGCGAAATGACCGTCGTTTTGGGCAACGGCTGGCCGGGCGTATTGCTGCACGAAGCCGTAGGCCACGGCCTCGAAGGCGATTTCAACCGCAAACAGACCAGCGTGTTCTCCGGCCGCATCGGCGAGCGCGTGGCCGCCAAAGACGTAACCGTGGTCGATCAGGGCGACATCGCCCACCGTCGCGGTTCGCTCAACATCGACGACGAAGGCAACGAAACCGGCCGCACCACCCTCATCGAAGACGGCATCCTCGTAGGCTATATGCAAGACGAAACCAACGCCCGCCTGATGGGCGTTGCACCCACAGGTAACGGCCGCCGCGAAAGCTACGCCTCCGCCCCCATGCCGCGCATGACCAACACCTTTATGGAAAACGGCAGCTACGGGCCGGACGAAATCATCGCCTCCATCGGCAAAGGCATCTACGCCGTGAATTTCGGCGGCGGCCAGGTCGACATCACCAGCGGCAAATTCGTGTTTTCCGCCTCGGAAGCCTGGTGGGTGGAAAACGGCAAACCGCAATACCCCGTGAAGGGCGCAACCATCATCGGCAACGGCCCCGAAGTGCTCAAACACGTTTCCATGATCGGCAACGACACCGCGCTCGACAGCGGCGTAGGCGTGTGCGGCAAAGACGGCCAAAGCGTGCCCGTAGGCGTAGGCCAGCCCACGCTGCGTATCGACGCGGGCTTAACCGTCGGCGGCAGCGAAATTTAA
- a CDS encoding glutathione peroxidase yields the protein MSINIKTEAELVGSTVPSVVFHTRQGDAWVDVSTDDLFKGKKVVVFSLPGAFTPTCSSTHLPRYNELAKEFFARGVDSILCVSVNDTFVMNAWLADQEAENITVVPDGNGDFTRGMGMLVSKEGLGFGDRSWRYSMLVEDGKVTKAFIEPVKDGDPFEVSDADTMLKYIDPSWQEQPSVAIFTKPGCPFCAKAKKALQDKGLAYEEIVLGRDATTTSVRAITGKTSAPQVFIGGQYIGGSDDLEAWLAKNR from the coding sequence ATGAGCATCAACATCAAAACCGAAGCCGAACTGGTCGGCAGCACCGTTCCTTCCGTCGTATTCCACACCCGTCAGGGCGACGCATGGGTAGACGTATCCACCGACGATCTGTTCAAAGGCAAAAAAGTCGTCGTCTTCTCCCTGCCCGGCGCGTTCACACCCACCTGCTCCTCCACCCACCTGCCGCGCTACAACGAGCTGGCCAAAGAATTCTTCGCCCGCGGCGTCGACAGCATCCTGTGCGTATCGGTTAACGACACCTTCGTCATGAACGCCTGGCTGGCCGACCAGGAAGCCGAAAACATCACCGTCGTACCCGACGGCAACGGCGACTTCACCCGCGGCATGGGCATGCTGGTGAGCAAAGAAGGCCTGGGCTTCGGCGACCGCTCCTGGCGCTACTCCATGCTGGTCGAAGACGGCAAAGTCACCAAAGCCTTCATCGAACCCGTAAAAGACGGCGACCCCTTCGAAGTGTCCGATGCCGACACCATGCTCAAATATATCGATCCGTCCTGGCAGGAGCAGCCCTCTGTTGCCATCTTCACCAAACCCGGCTGCCCCTTCTGCGCCAAAGCGAAAAAGGCTCTGCAAGACAAAGGCCTGGCCTACGAAGAAATCGTCCTCGGCCGCGACGCCACCACCACTTCCGTGCGCGCCATCACCGGCAAAACCTCCGCACCGCAAGTCTTCATCGGCGGCCAATACATCGGCGGCAGCGACGACTTGGAAGCCTGGCTGGCGAAAAACCGATAA
- a CDS encoding 1-acylglycerol-3-phosphate O-acyltransferase, protein MPLRPTPFATRICRLFKMAGWLIATVRRIRRLDGAPQSVRNAEFAAICNNALNILNVRLDVRDRPSETPQGVLVAANHVSLLDIFAITAQCPSSFIAMKELERWPLVGRAARNADTVFIDRSSRKDINVINEAIVRSLEKGQNVCFFPEARTSSGDGILPFKAALFQSAIDAGVNVQPLALRYYDGRNRRTDRPAFSDVSLPVTLWRIVSMPEIQIRVDFLPQIPPEGDRFALKDRVEAAVGSMVDKIGVQSAPPLQNGGNE, encoded by the coding sequence ATGCCGCTCCGCCCCACGCCCTTTGCCACCCGCATCTGCCGCCTGTTCAAAATGGCGGGCTGGCTGATTGCCACAGTACGCCGCATCCGCAGGCTCGACGGTGCGCCGCAAAGTGTGCGCAACGCCGAATTTGCCGCTATCTGCAACAACGCGCTCAACATCCTCAACGTGCGGCTCGACGTGCGCGACAGGCCGTCTGAAACGCCGCAGGGCGTGCTGGTGGCGGCCAACCACGTTTCCCTCCTCGACATCTTCGCCATCACCGCGCAATGCCCGAGCAGCTTCATCGCCATGAAGGAACTCGAACGCTGGCCGCTTGTCGGCCGCGCCGCCCGCAACGCCGACACCGTCTTCATCGACCGCAGCAGCCGCAAAGACATCAACGTTATCAACGAAGCCATCGTCCGCTCGCTGGAAAAAGGCCAAAACGTCTGCTTCTTCCCCGAAGCGCGCACATCGAGCGGCGACGGCATCCTGCCCTTCAAAGCCGCGCTGTTCCAGTCGGCCATCGACGCGGGCGTGAACGTGCAGCCTCTGGCGCTGCGCTATTACGACGGCCGCAACCGCCGCACCGACCGCCCTGCGTTCAGCGATGTTTCCCTGCCCGTCACCCTGTGGCGCATCGTGTCGATGCCCGAAATCCAAATCCGCGTCGACTTCCTGCCGCAAATCCCCCCCGAGGGCGACCGTTTCGCCCTGAAAGACCGCGTGGAGGCCGCCGTCGGCAGCATGGTGGACAAGATAGGCGTACAATCCGCCCCGCCGCTGCAAAACGGCGGCAATGAATAG
- a CDS encoding dihydrolipoyl dehydrogenase — translation MKQLTADVVVIGGGTAGMGAFRNALMHTDNAYLIESHTFGTTCARVGCMPSKLLIAAADARYHALHTDPFGVHLDKDSVRVDGREVMNRVKTERDRFVGFVLEDVEAWPSEKRIIGHARFIDEHTVQIDDHTQIRADRIVIATGSRPLVLPQWREAAGDRLIVNDDVFSWDTLPESVAVFGPGVIGLELGQALTRLGVRVEIFGLSGSLGGISDPEVLAEAKNIFGGELVLHLDADTEVGRNEAGDVVVNWRDRTNGGSGVFTAQYLLAAAGRVPNTDNIGLENLAIERDARGVPQAHPLTMQTSIPHIFIAGDASNQLPLLHEASDQGKIAGDNAGRYPHIENGLRRSLIGVVFTDPQIATVGMKYAQMRERYKNPECVAVGEVSFRNQGRSRVMLVNRGRLRVYAEQGSGRFIGAEMVGPDAEHLAHLLAWAHQMRMTIPQMLDMPFYHPVIEEGLRTALRDVMAKLKIGGDHHTECQECAGD, via the coding sequence ATGAAACAGCTCACCGCAGACGTCGTCGTCATCGGCGGCGGCACCGCCGGCATGGGCGCGTTCCGCAACGCCCTCATGCACACCGACAATGCCTACCTCATCGAAAGCCACACCTTCGGCACCACCTGCGCCCGCGTCGGCTGCATGCCCTCCAAACTCCTCATCGCCGCCGCAGACGCCCGCTACCACGCCCTGCACACCGACCCCTTCGGCGTCCATCTCGATAAAGACAGCGTGCGAGTCGACGGCCGCGAAGTCATGAACCGCGTCAAAACCGAACGCGACCGCTTCGTCGGCTTTGTGCTCGAAGACGTAGAAGCCTGGCCGTCTGAAAAACGCATCATCGGCCACGCCCGCTTCATCGACGAACACACCGTGCAAATCGACGACCATACACAAATCCGCGCCGATCGCATCGTCATCGCCACCGGCTCCCGCCCCCTCGTCCTGCCCCAATGGCGCGAAGCCGCGGGCGACCGTCTCATCGTCAACGACGACGTCTTCTCATGGGACACCCTGCCCGAAAGCGTCGCCGTCTTCGGCCCCGGCGTCATCGGCCTCGAACTCGGCCAAGCGCTCACCCGTCTGGGCGTGCGCGTCGAAATCTTCGGCCTCAGCGGCTCCCTCGGCGGCATCTCCGACCCCGAAGTCCTCGCCGAAGCCAAAAACATCTTCGGTGGCGAACTCGTCCTCCACCTCGATGCCGACACCGAAGTCGGCCGCAACGAAGCGGGCGACGTCGTCGTCAACTGGCGCGACCGCACAAACGGCGGGAGCGGCGTCTTCACCGCCCAATACCTGCTCGCCGCCGCCGGCCGCGTCCCCAACACCGACAACATCGGCCTCGAAAACCTCGCCATCGAACGCGACGCGCGCGGCGTGCCCCAAGCCCACCCGCTCACCATGCAGACCAGCATCCCGCACATCTTCATCGCCGGCGACGCCTCCAACCAGCTCCCCCTGCTGCACGAAGCCAGCGACCAGGGCAAAATCGCCGGCGACAACGCCGGCCGCTACCCGCACATCGAAAACGGCCTGCGCCGCAGCCTTATCGGCGTCGTGTTTACCGACCCGCAGATTGCCACCGTCGGCATGAAATACGCCCAAATGCGCGAACGCTACAAAAACCCCGAATGCGTCGCCGTCGGCGAAGTCTCCTTCCGCAACCAAGGCCGCAGCCGCGTCATGCTCGTCAACCGCGGCCGCCTGCGCGTCTATGCCGAACAAGGCAGCGGCCGCTTCATCGGCGCCGAAATGGTCGGCCCCGACGCCGAACACCTCGCCCACCTCCTCGCCTGGGCGCACCAAATGCGCATGACCATACCGCAAATGCTCGACATGCCCTTCTACCACCCCGTGATAGAAGAAGGCCTGCGCACCGCCCTGCGCGACGTCATGGCCAAACTCAAAATCGGCGGCGACCACCACACCGAATGTCAGGAATGCGCCGGAGACTGA